The Bacteroidota bacterium genome includes the window GATTCTTGCTGAAAATCTGGAAACATAAGATACGCTTTAAGACAGTCTACTGAGAGGGTGTTGGCGTAGATGTGATAATTTCATTGAAGACTGTCTCGCCCGTTTCAAGCATTCGTGCGACGTATGGGTGGCACAGTTTGCAGTTTTGTCCAAACGTCACGTGCTGTTGAAGCTCAGGGATCGAAGTACTCCCTGAGGCTTCAGCAGCACGCTTTAATGCAGCAAAGGTTTGGTTGAAACAGTGGCATTTATCGATAACAAGCATATATGCTGCAGGTTTGGAACTGAGACGATTATTTAATAAGGGTCATCTGCCGCGTTGCAACAACATCGCCGGCTTGCAGGGTGTAGAAATAGCGCCCGCTTGGCAAATCGGTTGCCTGCCAGTCAACTTTATGGCTCCCCGCCTGGTAGGCGCGGTCAGTTAGTGTTGCCACCTCTATGCCCAGAAGACTATAAACTTTAAGTGATACATCGGTTGCATGCGTCAACTCAAAAGTTATGGTTGTTGAAGGGTTGAATGGGTTCGGGTAATTCTGATTCAGCGTGAAGCGTTGTGGCGTCTCTCCAGGTGGGTCCTCTGTTGCGACTGAGGTACCAGTCTGCCAGAGTGCAATAGAAGTTGGGGCGATGCCAACGTCAAATCTGCTCACTTCAGTACCGTCAGGCGTATGTACTGATACAAAGCCGGCCGTTGTAAAGCTGGTGATACGTGCAAGGTACAGGTGGCCACTGGCAGCATCAAAAGCGACGCCGCCAAGGCTTTCCGATCCAGCAATGGCAATTGAAGGGGCTTGCGTATTGGTTGTTGTATCGAACGCGAGAAGTTCGCTACCGCGCACGAGATACAGCACGTTGTTTACGCCATCATAGTAGGTGTCTTGGCCGGCTGAAGAGGCGCCTACCTGGGTGTCAATGTTTAGGCGCTCTTTTATTTCTTTGGTTGCAGGGTCAACAACGAGTACCTGCCCGTTGGTCTGCTCGAGGATTTCAGTAAAGTCGCTGTTGTATTCAGTTTTGCCATTGCATACAACCCATAACTCGTCTTCTGCATCGACTTCAAGCGATCGTGGGCCGTCGCAGCCGAGCTGTAAAGTGTCAACGACCGCATCTGTTGCGATGTCGATGCGTGTGAGGGTACTATCGAATCCGAAACCATTATTTGCCACAAAAGCATAGCCGGCTACAGCGGCGATGTCTTCCGGGTTTGTGCCGGCGGAAATTGTGCCGGCTACAGTATTGCTGGTCAAGTCTATGACCGTAACACTGCTGCTGAACAGATTGGATACATAGGCTTTGTCGTCTGAAACAGCCGCCATATACCGGGGGCTCGGGACGTCCAGTATTTGGCCAGTTCTGGTGTTTGTGGGCAGGTCAAAAATATCAATTCGGTCGGAGGTGTTTGCCATAACAAACCCCGTGTTTTCATGCAATGTGATACTTTGTACGAGGGTGTTGAGGTCTGGCAGGCCGTCGGCTACAACAGTGGTTGTCGAAGGTGTGTACATTGAAACAGAACCGTTCGCATCGGAGAAATTCCCCTGGTTACCAATGTAGACCGATGTGGTTGATAGTTGCCCCAGCGCGCTAACCGGGAAGAGGAGGCAGAGCGCTGTAAGCAGGATGCAAGCAAGTTTGCTTGACCGATTAGATATAGCAGTAGCGGGTTTGTTGGGCATGTTGGTTTGTTTTATTAGGGTGGTCGTGTATGATTTAGCGCGTGTCCTGATTTTCCCCGGCAAACAGAATAGATAGTTGAAATCGGATTGCTCGAGGTGGGACCGGATAGCCTTTGATGACTTCAAAAGCCTGATCTGTCACGTTCTCCACAAAAACGCCGGCTGTGACCCGGGTTTTGGGGAGGGCTCTGGAAACGCGCAGGTGAAAATCTGCTGTGGTATATCCTGGCAAAAATTGCTGGCCATCAGTTGTGATGTAGCGCCGGCTGATATGGCGAAGGCTGGCATCCAACTGTACTTGTAGTTTGTTGCGCTGGTGCGAAAGGCCCAGCCGGGTTTTGGCGACATGGCGCGGGGTATAGCGCAGCGGCTGGTTAAACGCCGGTGTATCCGCTTCGGAAATATCTCGGGCATCAGCAAGGGTATAGCTGTTATGGCTGCTGATTGACCAGCGCTTGTTCATTTTGAAATGGCTACCCAACGCGAATTCGGTCCCTAGAATTTTCGTTGTGCCAATGTTCTCCGGCTGCCATATGCTGCTGTTTGCGGCAGAGGGTAACCAGGTAATCTGGTTTTTTATACGGTTGTAGAATCCGGATGCTTCGATCAGGATTTCAACTGCATGGTGGTTAATTGTGTAAACGATTCCCCCTTCAATTTGCCGGCTGCGCTCAGGAGCAAGCTCTGGGTTGCCACCTGGTTGCCAGAACCTGTCGTTGAATGTTGGCGCGCGAAAACCGCTGCCGGCATTGGCTTTCAGAGTCAGTGGTATTGTTTGTAGTAGCTGAAAATTGACGCCTAACGACGGGCTCAGCGAGACCAGGTGCTCGCCATTGGAAGGGAAAAAGGTATCGAGTCGAAGTCCGGGGAACAGGGTAAGGCGGGACACCGGGTGCACACTGCTTAAAAATCCGGCAAGCCTGTTCTCACGGGCGCTCCGCAACAGGTTGGGATGTCGCGCTGTGTATTGGCTTCCGGATATACCAGCACTCATACTGCCATAAGCCTGGTCCAGGGTGAGTTCTGCGTCGAGTGTGTAAGCACGCGTTCGCCCCGTCTGATCCAATGCCAACTGTGGGTTGCTGTAGCGCAAGGAACCACGCTGGGTTGCTCCCGTGAGGGCAAAAACACCTTTGGAAAGGGTAACGAGGTGGCGGGCCATTAATCTGCTTCCCGTATCCCATTGCCGCTCATCTTTTGGTGAAGTGGTTGCCGCGCCGGGCAGGCCACGTTCAGCAGTGTTGTACCATCCCGTGATCAGTGTGGCAGATTTTGGTTGGAGCCGGGCTACTTTGACAAACAGGGAAGAGGTTGTGCGATCAGCCCCTTCGCGCCGGCTGTTGGCAGGTGGGAAAAGGGATGGGTTCAGAAAAGGGAAGTCTCCCTGCTCGGTGCTATGGGCAAAAGACAGGAGTCCCTGCCATGCCCCGCGCGACAGGCCCGTTGATAGCGATCCATCGCGTTCACCAAACGGTCCGGTGCTGGCTGTTGTTTGTAAAAAGAACGGTTGGTCGGCATTGGGGGTTGCCAGGTTAATGACGCTTCCAATGCTCTGCGACCCGTAAAGCGCTGCGCCCTGTCCGTGTTGGATTTGTGCGCTATTGATGAGTTGCGCAGGAACCAGGGAAAGGTCAATTTGGCCGAGTTGTGGGTCGGATAACGGGACGCCGTCCAATAAAATGAGGGATTGGGAAGCCCCCGTGCCTCGAAAAGAAAGGGAGGCAAGTCCGTTGCCATAGCTGCGAATAAACGGACTACCGGCACGGTCGAGCAGGTGGGCAAGGGTTTGGCTGTTCGAAGATAGTACGTCTTCTCGCTTGATGGTGGTCAGGTGGACGGGTGCATCGCGGGTGGCCTGGGGCAGGCGCAGGGCTGTTATCTTGATTGCCGGCAATGCATACACAGAATCAGCTTTTTGCGGTTGGGCAAAAGCTGGGGTACATGTCAGCAAACAGAAAAGCAGGACAAAAATAAAGCGCATAAAAAAACCTGAACCCCAATAAAAATGGCTCAGGCAAGAACAGCAGATGCACACGATATCGCCACCTTGATGATCAAGCTAACGATAGGAATGACACTGTTTTCTACCCGAACCTCAAAACCCGGAGGTTGACGGTATACACAGTGGCAGGTCTCCTGGCTTACTGCGAAAAACAGGCAACTCCATTCTGGCCTTCCCACTTGCCAAACAGGCATGCAGTGACCAGACGCTCATCGTTGTCTGTCTCGTTTAGCAGCGTACAGTTGCGGGTACAGCTCCAGATTGGTTGTGCAGGCATAATACCTGACTACCTTGGATTCCCTTTTAATCGTCCCCGCATTGCTGCGGGTGTCGAACCAGTGTGCATATATAAAAGAACATTAATTCAAGGTAGGTTATATTCCATGGATTAACAAATGTGCCTCCACTTACCCCACGAATCATGCGTGTATCTTTATTCCTGACTGTTCTGGTGTTGATTACTGGATGTGGGCCGGCAGCAGAAAATAGCAACAACCCGATGACAAAGATTGAAGCAACGATCGATGCCGCAGTCGATTCTGTCCTTGCTGCACACCCCGAAGCCACGGTTGCTGTTGCCCTCGATGATGGGGTAACCGGGGCTACGTATCTGCTAAACGAGCACCGTTCGTTTCATGCGGCCAGCACGATGAAAATACCGGTCATGATAGAGGTGTATCGGCAGGCCGGCCAGGGGCGATTTTCGCTGGATGATGAACTGGAGGTGGTGAACGCATTTCATTCTATAGTGGATAGCAGCCGCTACAGCATCGAGGATGATTCAGACGATGCGATCTATACAAAACTTGGGCAAAAAATGACCCTTCGCGCCCTCGTATATCAAATGATTACCGTGTCTTCCAATCTCGCTACAAACCTGTTGATAGATTTTGTGTCAGCCGACACTGTGCAGGCTACAGCGGAAGCCCTGGGGGTGAAAAATATGAAAGTGCTGCGCGGAGTTGAAGACTTGAAAGCCTTTGATCTGGGTATGAGCAATACAACAACCGCTGCCGATCTCGCTGTTTTGCTCGCTGCCATTCGCGATGGAAAGGCTGTTTCTGTAACGGCAGACCAGGAGATGGTTGATGTATTACTGGCGCAGGAATTTAACGAAATGATTCCAGCAGGATTGCCGGCAACAGCGCGTGCAGCGCATAAGACAGGATGGATTACTGCAATTCACCATGATGCAGCCCTTGTGTACCCTGAAGGTACCGATCCTTATGTGCTGGTTATTCTTATTGAGGGCATAACAGATCATGCAGTATCCGCACAGGTGGGGGCTACAATTACTGCCGCCATCCATCAGGCATTGCGTTGAATGGGATGGATTGGCCTTTAAAAATGCGTTAATCCCTTAAGCTTTTCTTCAGATGCGCCGATACGAGGAGCACTGCAAGCTGTGCCCGTTGTTTCTCACCAAAACAACATCCCCCACAAGCACAGTCGTGCACTCACAAACATACATGGATAAACTGGCGGTCCCCACTACCCCCGTAAAACCGCTGTTTATATAGCTTGGCCTGGGCGCTGTATCTGCGTTTACGTTCTCAAAGAGAAACGTTACAACCATTGTACATAACCGAATTTGCGGTCCACCGCTGTAGATTCGATTATATCCGCTGGGCAAGGTTCATCCATATCAGATTGTGAGTGCCCATAGTTTCTAGGGCGAAATGGAGAATTAGATGAGCCAAGACACACAGGTGCACACTGGAAGTGCACACCCGGTATCGCGAAACCCCATAAAGCGATTTTTCCAAATGGAAGCAGCTCCCGGGATCTTACTTATGATCAGTGCTGCGGTCGCAATTATCTGGGCGAACTCACCTTTTGCGGAAGCATATTTTCACATGTGGCATGCCCACATAGCGATCGAAATCGGCCACCAGGCCATTTCGATGCACCTGCTTCACTGGATCAATGATGGTTTGATGGCCATCTTCTTCCTGGGTGTAGGTCTTGAAATCAAAAAAGAAGTATTGCATGGTGAGTTGGCTTCGCCCAAAAAGGCAGCCCTCCCTATTGCTGCCGCCATAGGCGGGATGCTTGTGCCGGCGCTTTTCTATGTAGTCTTTAATGCTGGCACACCCGAAGCGGGTGGCTGGGGTGTGCCGATGGCCACCGATATTGCTTTTGCTTTAGGGGTTATAATTCTGCTAGGCAAACGCGTCCCGACAGCCTTGAAGATCTTCCTCGTTGCCCTGGCAATTGTAGATGATCTCGGCGCTGTGCTGGTCATTGCGTTTTTCTATACCTCCGAGGTTTCTCTCCTGGCGCTCGGCGTTGCTGGAGGTTTTCTTGCCAGTCTCGTGGTCGCAAATCGCATGGGTATTCGCCGGCCAGCTGTTTATGTTGTGCTAGGTATCGGTCTTTGGGTCGCGTTCTTGCAGAGTGGCGTTCACGCAACCCTCGCCGGTGTATTACTTGCGCTTACAATTCCCTCTGGTAAAAAGATGGGTGCTTATGCCTTCATGGCAGTGGGCCGTGATCTGATTTACAAATACATGGGCTCTACGGCGCCTTCGCAGAGCGAGTTGACACACGATCAGGAG containing:
- a CDS encoding (2Fe-2S)-binding protein; its protein translation is MLVIDKCHCFNQTFAALKRAAEASGSTSIPELQQHVTFGQNCKLCHPYVARMLETGETVFNEIITSTPTPSQ
- a CDS encoding TonB-dependent receptor, translated to MRFIFVLLFCLLTCTPAFAQPQKADSVYALPAIKITALRLPQATRDAPVHLTTIKREDVLSSNSQTLAHLLDRAGSPFIRSYGNGLASLSFRGTGASQSLILLDGVPLSDPQLGQIDLSLVPAQLINSAQIQHGQGAALYGSQSIGSVINLATPNADQPFFLQTTASTGPFGERDGSLSTGLSRGAWQGLLSFAHSTEQGDFPFLNPSLFPPANSRREGADRTTSSLFVKVARLQPKSATLITGWYNTAERGLPGAATTSPKDERQWDTGSRLMARHLVTLSKGVFALTGATQRGSLRYSNPQLALDQTGRTRAYTLDAELTLDQAYGSMSAGISGSQYTARHPNLLRSARENRLAGFLSSVHPVSRLTLFPGLRLDTFFPSNGEHLVSLSPSLGVNFQLLQTIPLTLKANAGSGFRAPTFNDRFWQPGGNPELAPERSRQIEGGIVYTINHHAVEILIEASGFYNRIKNQITWLPSAANSSIWQPENIGTTKILGTEFALGSHFKMNKRWSISSHNSYTLADARDISEADTPAFNQPLRYTPRHVAKTRLGLSHQRNKLQVQLDASLRHISRRYITTDGQQFLPGYTTADFHLRVSRALPKTRVTAGVFVENVTDQAFEVIKGYPVPPRAIRFQLSILFAGENQDTR
- the nhaA gene encoding Na+/H+ antiporter NhaA → MEAAPGILLMISAAVAIIWANSPFAEAYFHMWHAHIAIEIGHQAISMHLLHWINDGLMAIFFLGVGLEIKKEVLHGELASPKKAALPIAAAIGGMLVPALFYVVFNAGTPEAGGWGVPMATDIAFALGVIILLGKRVPTALKIFLVALAIVDDLGAVLVIAFFYTSEVSLLALGVAGGFLASLVVANRMGIRRPAVYVVLGIGLWVAFLQSGVHATLAGVLLALTIPSGKKMGAYAFMAVGRDLIYKYMGSTAPSQSELTHDQEHAVHKLEQACKDVSSPMERMEHALAGWINFLIMPFFAFANAGVSFVGGDIIAALTSNVTLGIICGLFLGKQLGVFAFSWAAVKMGIAAMPSNTTWKQFYGVSILSGIGFTMSLFIANLAFGEGAVLDNAKIGILVASLVAGVAGWMILASAAPADDTPEEEAPAKDLSEEETLVLDHRAQSNFKADHLKPQRAQQQDVVESEEVYQNL
- a CDS encoding DUF5074 domain-containing protein, whose amino-acid sequence is MPNKPATAISNRSSKLACILLTALCLLFPVSALGQLSTTSVYIGNQGNFSDANGSVSMYTPSTTTVVADGLPDLNTLVQSITLHENTGFVMANTSDRIDIFDLPTNTRTGQILDVPSPRYMAAVSDDKAYVSNLFSSSVTVIDLTSNTVAGTISAGTNPEDIAAVAGYAFVANNGFGFDSTLTRIDIATDAVVDTLQLGCDGPRSLEVDAEDELWVVCNGKTEYNSDFTEILEQTNGQVLVVDPATKEIKERLNIDTQVGASSAGQDTYYDGVNNVLYLVRGSELLAFDTTTNTQAPSIAIAGSESLGGVAFDAASGHLYLARITSFTTAGFVSVHTPDGTEVSRFDVGIAPTSIALWQTGTSVATEDPPGETPQRFTLNQNYPNPFNPSTTITFELTHATDVSLKVYSLLGIEVATLTDRAYQAGSHKVDWQATDLPSGRYFYTLQAGDVVATRQMTLIK
- a CDS encoding serine hydrolase, with amino-acid sequence MRVSLFLTVLVLITGCGPAAENSNNPMTKIEATIDAAVDSVLAAHPEATVAVALDDGVTGATYLLNEHRSFHAASTMKIPVMIEVYRQAGQGRFSLDDELEVVNAFHSIVDSSRYSIEDDSDDAIYTKLGQKMTLRALVYQMITVSSNLATNLLIDFVSADTVQATAEALGVKNMKVLRGVEDLKAFDLGMSNTTTAADLAVLLAAIRDGKAVSVTADQEMVDVLLAQEFNEMIPAGLPATARAAHKTGWITAIHHDAALVYPEGTDPYVLVILIEGITDHAVSAQVGATITAAIHQALR